The stretch of DNA AACGACATCGTCTACATCGGGCCGCCCGCCGAGATCATGCGGCAGTCCGGATCCAAACTCGGTGCGCGAGCAGTGGCCGACGAAGTCGGGATCCCCACCGGCGCGGGCTCCGGCGGACTGTCGAGCGCCGAGGACGCGGTCGCCGCGGCGCGCACACTCGGATTCCCCCTCTTGCTGAAGGCGTCCGCGGGCGGCGGTGGTCGAGGCATGACGATCCTGCGTTCCGAGGATCAGGTGACGGCGGGCTACCTCCGCTCGAGCGTCGAAGCGGAGCGCGCGTTCGGCGACGGCACCGTGTATCTCGAGCCCTACGTCGAGCGCGCCCGCCACGTCGAGGTGCAGATCCTCGCCGACTCGCACGGAAACATCTGCCACCTCGGCGAGCGTGACTGCTCGACGCAGCGCCGCTATCAGAAGATCATCGAGGAGGCTCCGGCGGTTGGCCTGCCCGCACGACTCGTCGACGAGATCCGGACGGCGGCGGTCGACCTCTGCAAAGGTCTCGGCTACGTGGGCGCAGGCACTGTCGAGTTCCTCGTCGACGCGGACAGGAACCGGTTCGTATTCCTTGAGGTCAACGCCCGCGTACAGGTGGAGCACCCGATCTCCGAGGCGGTCACCGGCATCGACATCGTCCGCGAGCAGCTGCGGATCGCCCGCGGGCTGCCGCTGTCCTTCACCCAGGCCGACGTCGCCATCGACGGACATGCCATCGAGTGCCGGCTCAATGCCGAAGACAGCAGGCGAGACTTCGCTCCGACACCGGGCACGATCACTCAGTGGACGGTGCCGAGCGGTGAGGGCGTACGCATCGACACCTTCGCCCACGCCGGCGCCGTGATCTCCCCGTGGTACGACTCGCTGATCGCCAAGGTGATCGTGCACGCGCCCACCCGGGAAGCGGCGATCGACCGGATGCGCAAGGTGCTGAGCAAGATTCACGCCGAGGGCGTCTCGACCACCGCCGACATCCACCAGGCGATCCTGGCGCATCCGGACTTCGCGGAGGCGCCGGTGACGACGAAGTGGCTCGAAGACGTGTTCCTCCCGGCATGGGAGACCGATTCCGAGTCACA from Gordonia humi encodes:
- a CDS encoding acetyl-CoA carboxylase biotin carboxylase subunit; translation: MTEKTIRRVLVANRGEIAVRIIRACFDEGIESVLACSAADTETLAARLADQVIVIGPAAATESYLDIPRVVQAAISAECDALHPGYGFLSERPELVDACEANDIVYIGPPAEIMRQSGSKLGARAVADEVGIPTGAGSGGLSSAEDAVAAARTLGFPLLLKASAGGGGRGMTILRSEDQVTAGYLRSSVEAERAFGDGTVYLEPYVERARHVEVQILADSHGNICHLGERDCSTQRRYQKIIEEAPAVGLPARLVDEIRTAAVDLCKGLGYVGAGTVEFLVDADRNRFVFLEVNARVQVEHPISEAVTGIDIVREQLRIARGLPLSFTQADVAIDGHAIECRLNAEDSRRDFAPTPGTITQWTVPSGEGVRIDTFAHAGAVISPWYDSLIAKVIVHAPTREAAIDRMRKVLSKIHAEGVSTTADIHQAILAHPDFAEAPVTTKWLEDVFLPAWETDSESHPTGTSRRPHRGGENQ